CGATGTCGCTTTGCGATCTCGATGATCTGACGAGCGCGCGCATCACCTTGGAAACCACCGCCATCGTCGAGAGCATCAACCTCGGTGGGGGCGACTGGGAAGACCAACTCGTCATCAGCTTCCGTCGACTGGCGAGAGCGCAGGAGCGAGTTGAAGCCAATCCTGCAGAGGCCTTCGATGCATGGGAAGCGAGGAATCAGGAATTCCACAACGCACTCATGGCCGCCTCTCCGTCCAAATGGCTCGCGAACTTCAGAGAAATCCTGTTTCACAACTCCGAGCGCTACCGCAGGTTGTCCGGCACGCAAGGCCCAATTTCCGTTGAGGTGCACGAGGAGCACAAGACAATCTTCGAGGCGGCGATAGCCCGCGATGCAAATCAGGCGGTTTCGGTCCTTTCGCAGCACATTCGGCGCTCCGCCAATGTGATTCGAGCCAATGGGTTGCTGAGAGAGGCCTGACCTCGACCCGTTTCCCCAAGGACTGGAACCTATTGATCCGGCATCAATGAAGTTGAATCAAGCGGCATAGCGAACCGGCTCATGCTGGAAGTACTTGCGGATCCTCTCGGGCTGACGCTGCACACTGCGTAGATGGCGTGCAGTCGCCTTGACCAACTGCAGCTTGGTGCGTGCAGGTGCCAGTTTCGTGACCGCCTGCTTGATGTCAGCGTTGGCCATTTCATCGGGGTTCAGTTCCGGGCTATAGCTTGGCAAATAGAACACCTCAATCGCATCGACATGCTCGGCCAGCCAGGCCTTCACAGGCTTGGCGTGGTGCACCCGCAGGTTGTCCAGGATCAGAAACACCTTCTTGGTGGCGCCCTTGATCAGCCTGCGCAGGAAGTCGATCAGGATCTTGGTGTTGATCGCGCCTTCAAAGATGCGCCAGCGCATCTGGCTCTTGTTGGTGACGGTGGAGATCACCGACAGGCCGTGGCGCTTGTTGTTGACCCGGATCACCGGCGTCTGGCCCTTGGGGG
This DNA window, taken from Comamonas testosteroni TK102, encodes the following:
- a CDS encoding FCD domain-containing protein: MTQQDQAFLTRLVASARLAEGPLAEPDVGPKEKKAATAIESTYATLRDCILRGSHPQGSRLHLETLKSSLGVSGSTLREALTRLVGDRLVVAEGQKGFKVAPMSLCDLDDLTSARITLETTAIVESINLGGGDWEDQLVISFRRLARAQERVEANPAEAFDAWEARNQEFHNALMAASPSKWLANFREILFHNSERYRRLSGTQGPISVEVHEEHKTIFEAAIARDANQAVSVLSQHIRRSANVIRANGLLREA